TATACACAGAAAAAATTAAGGTTTAGAGATGATTATTAATGATTGATCGTCGTTTCAACTTGCCGTTATACATATACTGCCATAATAAAAGAGTGAAAGTCATATAAGCCTCATAAACTGTATAAGTGTATCACATTATAAACTATCTGCCAATACGCTTACGAAGTGTAGCAAGCTGTACATCTTTTCGAAGTGCGTTGTTCGATGTTGTTATAAGTTTAGCATAAAGTTTACAAATACAGTCTTCTGCATTATCTGCGATAGAATTTAGTCCAGTTTCCGCAAAAATATTCTTCAGAGGAGTTGTTGGAAATGCACGTAGAGATCTTCTCAGAGCTGTATGGTAGGGAGCCGAGagtaactttaatttatttttagcattATGTCCATAAATCTCCAAGCCGTACTGATAAATTGACGAGATAAGAGCCTTTGTGACGTTTATCaacaaatatgcaaatttatatATCAAATTATACAAGCCTGCcataataaacataaaattaaatcttCCCAAATTTTCTCTATAAATGTTTGTTGGCTTTCTGCAACAGAAAGTTATTGAATAAAATTCGAGGGTAAACACTAACACAATTCTTAAGTATCAGTAAccataatttttactaaaaatttccaACATCAGTATTCTTCATggatatgaaataatttttgttattcattCACGTTTTAATATTTGACAGTAGATCAAGTTAGCTGATCAATTAAAATTACACAAAGTGCCTTTGGGTAATGCTGTGTTCGGTATGTAGTTCGCTCTCCGCTTAGTGATTCGCAATTCACTTCCCATCTTCTGTATTCTGTAAACCGTAAATTATGCTATGAATACAAATCAGATGATTTGCAACCAAAATGCCGTTTTCTTTATAGGAATGATTTTATTGTGCCATATTTCTGCGATATATGTGAGATGTGAGTCAAATACTTTGTATACAAGTTGTATACTTactgtaatgtaattatttatatttatgtttcaaataaataaatgaaaaaaatactttgcgtAATGAAGGAAGGTAGAGCAACTATGAATAATTCTTAATAAACATGTGGCAGGGCTATATTTTAGAGTTGAACAATTGGAGAGATAAGGCAGGGTTGACCCTTTTCAAGGTTgtcaaaagttaattaaaataaatattcccgATAAGACAATTTGTCGAATTTCTTTATTATATGAGTATAATGTGGGTGTTGTCGTAATACTTTTCATTTAAAAGATGGAAGTGGACTTcctaaaaaagttttaagttcAACTCGTGCGAATAACAgttttgcatttaaatattGTCTTGATCAAACATGCTCCAGGAATTTCGTATTTCATCTCATCTTTGAATCTCATATTTCTAAACAACAGAAAGACAAATAATGTACAAACCCAGAGTAAAATGGATTTTCTTGCTCCTACTTTCGCTCTTGGTATTCAGTTGGTGCCTAATGTATGGTTCCAGCATGAGTCGGACAGACGTTCGCTACTGCTTTATGAATACCTTCAGTACTGTTCCATCAATTTCTTCGTCACCGCAAAAACAGTATCaaacacaaaataaacttaCTGATGGCCCTCATCTTTTAGAAGACGTGATGTTGGCCGAACCAAAGCCCAACGCAAGTGGGCGTTCTATTATCTTTCACGAAACCAGTTGTCCACATGAAAAACTGCGGAGTAGTATGCAATACATAAGCAGCGCACCACTGAATATGATGGACCTAACAGCACGAGAAGCTTGTGCTATTGAATCTGCAGCATTACATAATCCCAGTTTtagtgtttttgtattattcgcTAGTCCCGCTTATCGCGATTACAACAATACCCCACCAGTAATGGAAGCAATACTCAGCTATACCAACGTGCATCTGCGTAATTTAAACCTTTGGACGTACGCAGCTGGCACACCAATGTACCAGTGGCTTAAAGATGGGAAGCTCTTTAGTTCCAGGTAAAATCAATGCAATAATAACTACTGGTGtgctttaaaatttatatttgtagtTATGTGCTTTCACATGTTTCCGACTTTTTGCGATATTTAACCTTGTGGCGTTGGGGGGGCACTTACCTTGATATGGATGTCGTAGTTTTACGTAGTCTCGATAAATTGCCACCTAATTATACTGGAGCAGAGTCGAGTACATATCTAGCGGCGGGAGTGATGAATTTTGCACCCGATGGCTTTGGTCATGAAATcgccgaaaaatgtttacttgacTTTTTACTGAATTTCGATGGGACAGATTGGGGGAACAATGGACCAGGCGTGATAACGCGCGTTATGAATGATGTCTGCAAGACGAACAACATTGAACTAATGATGGAATCTAAACGATGTATGGGCTTCCATGTAATGCCGCGGGAAGCATTCTATGCTATACCATGGATGAAATGGGAGTATTTCTTCGAAGCGCAGTACCTGACCGAGACATTGGATTTGCTTCGAGATTCGTATGTAGCTCATGTGTGGAACAAACATTCGAAGCAAAGGCGTATAAAAGTGGGCGCTAACGCAGCTTATGGCATATTAGCTGAAAGGCATTGCCCAAAGGTTTATGCAGCAGCAGGCGAATACTTCTAAATTGAAGGAAAATAAACCGTAAGTAGGAGAGGATTAGGAAAAACTCTTCATACGTATGCGTGTATAATTCGATAAGACGAAAGTACGATAGAGTTATTTCAGTTTTCTGTGTAGTTAAATTATTAAGATGCCGATAGCTTATTATGCTTAAAGTGTTTAAATGTTAtgcgttattgtttttgttttgacaaagtTTCTATTCTTTTTTTGACAATGTTTCTTTTGATAAAAAGAACGAGAAAAAGGTTTCAAAACTAACcataaaaatgaattgcattatttgaaaaatctcgttagtttttttttttttattttgtattttcatttgagaataatatttgtatagttACTGAACTCCAAGTTCTtaacaaatatacttttttatacatatttgaaatatttattagaaaatttctcttaaagaaatttaaactaATGCGGGTTATGGAATATACtcatttgcataa
The sequence above is drawn from the Anastrepha obliqua isolate idAnaObli1 chromosome 4, idAnaObli1_1.0, whole genome shotgun sequence genome and encodes:
- the LOC129246463 gene encoding lactosylceramide 4-alpha-galactosyltransferase, with product MYKPRVKWIFLLLLSLLVFSWCLMYGSSMSRTDVRYCFMNTFSTVPSISSSPQKQYQTQNKLTDGPHLLEDVMLAEPKPNASGRSIIFHETSCPHEKLRSSMQYISSAPLNMMDLTAREACAIESAALHNPSFSVFVLFASPAYRDYNNTPPVMEAILSYTNVHLRNLNLWTYAAGTPMYQWLKDGKLFSSSYVLSHVSDFLRYLTLWRWGGTYLDMDVVVLRSLDKLPPNYTGAESSTYLAAGVMNFAPDGFGHEIAEKCLLDFLLNFDGTDWGNNGPGVITRVMNDVCKTNNIELMMESKRCMGFHVMPREAFYAIPWMKWEYFFEAQYLTETLDLLRDSYVAHVWNKHSKQRRIKVGANAAYGILAERHCPKVYAAAGEYF